ATTTACATTAGTAAGCAAGATGAAAACGAGAACAGATGTGAATACAGTACTTACCCGAACACAAGCTAACCGGAGGAGTGGAGACTTTGCAGACAGAAGGAAGCGTGAGAGCTTTCTTGATATCCACCGGGATTCCAACTTTAGCGGGGTTTCCAAGCAGTTGGCACAGGCAAATCGGCTGCGTGGCTACTAAATCCGCCAGCTCCGAGCAGCAGCCTTTGTCCGGCGTCGTCAAATTGCTGCCGGTCTCCACGAAAGTCAGGCAGTCGGACAGTTTTACCAGATACACGAAACAATCTGGGCCTGGAGGAGGCGCCGTCGAGAATGGCTCCGGAGCATCCGCAGACGATGGTGGCATTGATATTGACGGCATCTGGGAGGACACAGGTGATATGGAAGTTGCCACAGAGAGTACGGCGGCGAGGAGGAGTAAGTGGGCGCTGCCGGTCATTGCTCTGGTTTGGTGTGGTTTGATTGAGTGCTGGCTAGCTTATTTGTACGAGAACCAGTTTGACGTTTGTCTTAAAAAGGGACCGactatcaaaaattttgggcaGTTTGCATCAGCTATTACGGAAAATTGGGGGGCAATAAAATAAGGACTaatatagtaatatatatataaagttaatatattttttagtattttatattttaaatctaaattataaacatcATATACTATTTACATATCATGTCCCATTAAATACAATTACTGGTTTCCAACCATCACCTTTTCTTATCATATCTCGAGAGTTAAAATTATTGTGGTAATCCGATTCAATTTAAATGTAAAAACGAAAAATGACTTGTTTATGTGATAATTGACCAAAATCTGGGTTGAGC
The window above is part of the Primulina huaijiensis isolate GDHJ02 unplaced genomic scaffold, ASM1229523v2 scaffold24871, whole genome shotgun sequence genome. Proteins encoded here:
- the LOC140967319 gene encoding non-specific lipid transfer protein GPI-anchored 11-like — its product is MTGSAHLLLLAAVLSVATSISPVSSQMPSISMPPSSADAPEPFSTAPPPGPDCFVYLVKLSDCLTFVETGSNLTTPDKGCCSELADLVATQPICLCQLLGNPAKVGIPVDIKKALTLPSVCKVSTPPVSLCSAIGVPIAELAPSESPSPSAGGPGAAGPSTTGSEAVGGPGSFASKSKQNFLIGLGALSLAYFI